The Calditrichota bacterium nucleotide sequence GGCGACAATCATGGGTTTCCTTCATTTACACCTTCAGCACGGCGAGGAAGGCCTCCTGTGGGATCTCCACGCGGCCTAACTGCCGCATACGTTTCTTGCCTTCCTTTTGTTTCTCCAAGAGCTTCCGCTTCCGGGTGATGTCTCCGCCATAGCACTTGGCCGTCACGTTCTTGCGCAGCGGGCTAATGCTGGCGCGAGCGATGACCCTGCTGCCGATGGCCGCCTGAATCACAATTTGAAACAGCTGCCGCGGAATCAGCTCGCGGAGCTTCTCGCACACGCGTCGGCCCCAGTCGTAGGCCTTGTCGCGGTGCACTACGACGGAAAGGGCGTCCACCACCTCGCCGTTGAGCAACACGTCCAACTTCACCAGTTCGCCAGGCTTGTAGGCGAGGAACTCATAGTCGAACGACGCATAACCCCGCGACACCGATTTCAGCCGGTCGTAGAAATCAAAAATAACCTCGGCAAGCGGGAACTCGTAGTGCAGATGGGCGCGCGTCGGATCGAGATACTCGGTGGTGACGAAAACCCCGCGTCGCTCCTGCGCCAATTGCATGATGCTGCCAATGTATTCGGCGGGCGTGAGAATGTGGGCGGCAATGTACGGCTCCTCAATGAGGGCGATGTCCCCAGCAGGCGGCATTTGCGCGGGGTTTTCCACCCACATGACTTCGCCGTTCTTACGAGTGACCCTAAACTTGACATTCGGGACGGTGGTGATGAGGTTGAGATTGTATTCCCTCTCCAACCGTTCCTGCACAATCTCCATGTGCAGCAGACCCAAGAAGCCACAGCGGAAGCCGAAGCCGAGTGCCACCGAAGTCTCCGGCTCGAAGTGAAGAGAGCTGTCATTGAGGCTGAGGCGTTCTAAGGCCTTGCGCAGCTCATCGTAGCTCTCGGCCACCGCCGGGTACAGGCCGCTGAAGACCATCGGCTTGACTTCCTTAAACCCCGGAAGTGCGGCCGAAGCCGGCCGTGCCGCGTCGGTGATGGTGTCGCCGAC carries:
- the lepA gene encoding elongation factor 4; its protein translation is NGEIGVGSRIRLFSSGKEFEVEEVGILQLRQIQRPKLCAGEVGYVIAGIKEVRDTKVGDTITDAARPASAALPGFKEVKPMVFSGLYPAVAESYDELRKALERLSLNDSSLHFEPETSVALGFGFRCGFLGLLHMEIVQERLEREYNLNLITTVPNVKFRVTRKNGEVMWVENPAQMPPAGDIALIEEPYIAAHILTPAEYIGSIMQLAQERRGVFVTTEYLDPTRAHLHYEFPLAEVIFDFYDRLKSVSRGYASFDYEFLAYKPGELVKLDVLLNGEVVDALSVVVHRDKAYDWGRRVCEKLRELIPRQLFQIVIQAAIGSRVIARASISPLRKNVTAKCYGGDITRKRKLLEKQKEGKKRMRQLGRVEIPQEAFLAVLKV